The DNA sequence tcaagtaacTAATGATTTTTAGGTTTCTTGAAGATTCAACCAGGATTCTAGAGATTGAGGTAAATAGCTAAGACAACTAAGAGACATGGATTGAGATGAAATTATATCAAAGTTAAGGTCTAGGTTATACAAGTCAAAGTATAAATGTATAGCATATAattgaaaaaatttaaatacgATTCATGTCCATATCTAACGAGAGAATATCTGGATCTGATCCATTTACATTTCCCATCCTATTTATTAATTGATCACTAGATTACAAGGTCCCCAGTTCTGGTACCAAGTTGGCACCCTTACTGCCCTTTAGTCCTCTCATCTGGCTTTTAGTTTTAGATTCCATCCATTCCATAATGACACAATCCACACTCTACACCTCATTCATCACAAACCAAATCGAAAGGTAACCCATATGCATGAGTCCACATCTTCTGCAGTCATTGAACCGATGTAACgaggatccaatggttggaagcACTTGGACACACACCCCAAGGTTCTCTCAGCCGTCCAGATCCTTTGTACACCCCCCACAAAGTCACATGTCACAAAtcaacccccccccaccccaccccaccccaccccaccccaccccaaaaccCTTCTCTTCGTCTTTGGAAAAGGCAGAAACCCTCGACCTTGACCTACAGTAGCAGTACGACTAGACACTCTGTCAAGTACTATATAAACACATCAAAGGACTTCTTACGAATTTCATTGAAAcccttcatctctctctctcactctctctctagAAATGGAGCAAGGGATGAAGAACCACTACAAGAAGGGTCTGTGGACGGTGGAGGAAGACAATATTCTTATGGATTACATAAGGGTCCATGGCAAAGGCAGGTGGAATCGCATCCCCAAGGTGACAGGTGAGGTAAAGGCGACATGGGTTGTTATATTCTTAAACTAAAAGCTTTTGTTGAACTTGGTTTATGGTGAGACAGGTTTGAACAGGTGTGGAAAGAGTTGCAGGTTAAGATGGATGAATTACCTTAGCCCTAACGTTAAAAAAGGTGATTTCTCAGAGGAAGAAGACGACCTCATCATTAGACTCCATAATCTACTGGGGAACAGGTTTCTTCTATCTTTCTATCTCTTTTAGTGAGTTAACAGTAGAGAGATTCTTTCCTTATGGTCCCAAATTATGTTCTTTCGAGGTTTCTTGGCCTTTCTTTGTGTCCTTATTAGTCAATTCTTGtccattttcttcttgtttttgacAGTCCTGCTTATGGATACCTACCTAATCTTCCCCTTTAAGCTTTAAGTTGATGGCACTCTCTTGGATTTCTTCAGTTTTTGCCATTGCTGACATTGCTTGAGCTTTCTTTATCTCAAGCTCTTCCCTGGTTCAAAGCTAATTAACCTTAGTTTCCCCATTTCATGTTCATATCATAGTAGTACGCCTTTAGATCTACTAATCATTCAAATTTAGTAAGTATTGAAGACTTCAAtttgtaagggtgtcaatcggttggttctgttaccaaaaaaggaaaaaaaatcgattGGTTTGagttgatttggtttggttcatatCAGTTTGTTATCGGGGTGggtggttttgatttcaaaactggtttggatttggtttaacatatatatttatacaaATATAGAAAAATTCTGGTTCTTAATGAGTTTTGAGATAAGGGttatattggtttggttttaattttaaccCGGGTTTTGATCTGGTGTCATTCCTTCATTTTTCGGTGTGGTACCGTTCTGTTTGGGTCAGTTTGCCCAGGTTGTTGGTCCCAATTTAGCCCAGACCATAGTGGACCAGTTGGGTGGTTGACCTGTTGACCCATTTTAACCCAATAGTGGGACCCCTAACATCCAATCCAGTGGGTTATTTTAATTAACAGTGATTGATGTAGGAGGTGAAGTACTAGTTTGTGACAGAGTCTTGCTCTGGTGCTGCATAATTGTAGGTGGTCACTAATTGCAGGTCGGGTTCCGGGTCGAACGGACAACCAAGTGAAGAACCACTGGAACACATATTTAAGCAAGAAGCTGGGGATCAACAAGAAAAACAAGGTTGGAGGCTTCTCAGAAACACACACTAGACACTGTAGAGAGGAAGTGGAGACTCTTCAGTCCCCTTCAGTCCTGAATCCAAAAGACTCCGGGGGTTTCCACAGTGGTAGCAGTGGAAATATTATACACCAAGCCAATGAAGGTTCTCGAGAGACGACAGTCATCGGAGGTCTAGATGTACTGGTACCGGAGTTGGGTGAGTGTTTTATGGGTTCTTTCTGGTTGTTCCATGATGAATTAAACCAAGAAACACCAACCTTGGTTGAACTTTTAGCTGAGTATCCAATGGATATGGGTTGGCCCGAATTGTAGCTTACAATAATTTCCCCTTAACAATAATTGCATTACTTTTTGTGTACTTGCCGTCTTCTCACCGGCATTCAATAGCTTGATGGGACAACCATTTATAAGTTACCGTTAGTTTGACCAATACCACAGTCGATCATGTTCTAAATTTTCGGTGGATTCCATATGTGTGGATTACATGGTACGGAGATAATTCTCACTTAACGCGGATTTTATGTATGGTCATATGATTGGATAGACTCTTTAACTTCGATCTAAAAATATTTATGGAGTCAAGGATATTTAGGTTCATTTAAAGAAGCTTCTTTATATAGGGCATCTTCATAAGGGTTGAAGTGGGAAATCATGTTTCCTGGTAATCTGTAATTCTGTAAAGGTATGAATGACAAGTAGGGACAACTTACTTTTGCACCTTATTTTACTAGAGTTGTCAAGTAACATGAGGCTTGAGATGATGAGAAACAGGTTCAGTACTAATCTTCTTTGGGAAATCACTATCTACATTTGTATTGGGGTTCCATGAAAGCAAAAAATTCTTCGGAAAGATCATAGTTTCCATGTATACTCGAGTGTGAAGAGATATAAAGATTTggacattttccttttaatgaCGGACTTTCAAAGGTTAGTTCTACTTGAGTCCCATCAAGTTGTATCAAATTCAGATGTAGAATTCCCGTGTAGTTATGATGATTGAGAAAACCCCTTAAGAAAGATCTCAGTTTCCATATGCGCTCCCTTGTGAAGAGAAAGATTGTTAGGGTTTCATGTAAAAACACAAAATcaataaagctatatataaggACTGGAACGTTCTCTTTAATGATTAGCTTTGAAGGTGAGTTCTACATGAGTCCCATTTAAGTTTGATACATGGGGATCTGGCTTCTATCCTGAGCGTTGATCGCCCAAGTCAGCCCATAGTTACTTGGGCGATCGACACTTGTAAAGCAGTGATCCAAAGTTTGTGCTTCTATCGATTAGAATAGAGGCGTTGTGCCGAGAACCGTTGGATCACTGTTTGAACATGTGACAATTGCCTAGGTAGTTATGGACAAAACTTGGGCTATCAGTGCCCAGGAGAGGATCCCGATCCAAAACATGgaggcttctctctctctctctctctctctctctctctctctctctctctctctctctctctctctcaaatgagAAACCTTGCATATTGGTTTAGCAAATAAAACAGAGGAAGGAGGTGGCTAAAGAGACAAAGGGACCAGGCAGAAGGAGGACACAGCAAAGCAGATTC is a window from the Macadamia integrifolia cultivar HAES 741 chromosome 5, SCU_Mint_v3, whole genome shotgun sequence genome containing:
- the LOC122078715 gene encoding transcription factor WER-like translates to MEQGMKNHYKKGLWTVEEDNILMDYIRVHGKGRWNRIPKVTGLNRCGKSCRLRWMNYLSPNVKKGDFSEEEDDLIIRLHNLLGNRWSLIAGRVPGRTDNQVKNHWNTYLSKKLGINKKNKVGGFSETHTRHCREEVETLQSPSVLNPKDSGGFHSGSSGNIIHQANEGSRETTVIGGLDVLVPELGECFMGSFWLFHDELNQETPTLVELLAEYPMDMGWPEL